The following are encoded in a window of Dictyostelium discoideum AX4 chromosome 6 chromosome, whole genome shotgun sequence genomic DNA:
- the roco10 gene encoding Kelch repeat-containing protein (Similar to LRR) produces the protein MSGLLDDDEIIQVSPDSIITSSIGSASLNYSVNGADDNKSIPPSSPQQNLLENDTLSPPPPLPTQTINTSSSPPPPTIITTTTTTTTTTAMSPVATTTTSSPTISASPTYITSPSGTRLSGGNTFNAQQLKSLLLASNIPIPPVPTSPTSTPPNLQTNNNNKQDKDKDNETFATLINEELPLTTEEKENIKAQKKDLISSLPEVPLFISPSPTLSRNNNGKRNSGGNKPPLSPIKISSTSAAGDVSPSISLNNSGSGIYNSTSPSGTASTQTLNILSQLQQQQRNGNNNNNNNNNNNYLSSPTMPALNKHSTHGNFHNSVAGYGNNNNNNNNNNKQPQHPMNGNHSPSNGTSGSLSMSGSGIDNGGNNNNNSNTHGSSSNQSSGVTSPIIQSTSPQPPHLTGLNSDSQMPLSSSPTMGYPRGNHNKKTSASAVSSQNRSPLMNSTGVSSSSSGVKQAGAGEKVMQFLGKMSLSKERMSKLVSQSKEQYKTPSSPYQQSTSSSISSGSGTISGHTSPNSLNSVQVVPFEGIFGIPLRVILRYPNESGNQIPSILNSIFTILESSSALSTNRLFYGDYNTSTSNLASSISPISTAANTTIPTISVPTSPNLSSSLSSSSSSGSSGNSSPNIINQLQQQQQPQPTTTTTTNTNTSPHQYLSQKSIKLEVENICNQYDQGIEVSLKKCNVHVVSEILIEFFNRLPEPIISVEFYETLLNYYQTETLLHLMIRKMNNPNKSILCRLMKYLKDIMVYTNFNDVTLELLVERFHKFILRPTIGTIAQSKEISESHLKTIKDIVTMFIQQADILFQSPEERMNTDDAQILYIEEVLTSTQKSQHQSSVGNLWLFHKQIVWRPKVNIDHGEPDLAILFSSILKIVLYTPPQSSSSSSSSSISNSSSASSSSSSTPSISSTSLSSSLKVLPNFTVYCSSDTKTVITFSFQSPSTCKLIYAYINSVTKSISQLNRIIPQKLDMFSLELESLPNEIKQLKDLQELNLNRNKFKLLPGDLARLTSLRTICIEENNLTEISSEMADFLGTRLSNLENVTLSSNRLVVLPPLYTWLKLKTLNISNNYLTKLPIDIFQIPTLEVLRVSNNDLDDNGIPKICTSTKLRSLDLRKNHLTSIPEGIINLVELQVLTLADNQISHLTSDIQKLTSLTELNLNGNQIQSLPPQLLLLTNLKKLYLDNNQLQSISSAIHRMQSLIELRLTNNNISRLPPGIVALKKLNSLELTGNKPLKDNIPEKYIQKGKEGIFSFFSETMRTNVPCYRTRIIMLGDKSTGKSNLIKCLKKLPKSSFSSSSSNLPSLNNLNSNNSNNSGNSKTNILDIQDWQCPINVDGPDGKKKKTITIHLWEFEGMQNDISHVFFVPNIIYTVCFNLSKFGSSKSNEQKITSYLHGINNYDKKATIIIIGTHLDEISSNSKKQVDKVFDCLSLKYKQLFPTLNLVFHAVSTLKSDADGIRKLRRDIKQMIAKNPILKQTYPASFMFLEDYLKEESNLMSPPLVTKKTLQQMARTMELHNEPHFTQLKSLFNSLGSIALFEQFIRMEPGSTPQKTEMIALNPIWIAKAIASLVCFNPQNLPFNVSVSAEEANDASHDSTITGILPHRVLRYVWGTNSKYYVPERFFSLFLSLLESNDLAINIYSLEVNNNNNNNSNGNNVGRGRSGSRSMSIHEANRSNSYFGVNLNNTSSLSSFTSNQKVRNGRSSSFNARVGWALVSSLLAPPPQLSINGNCSISSNSSSSSSSLSNALNLNNISSMIPIIDLPGIWEAFPESPEIHQFSRRFSLDVIPNGLFGRLLSRLMQHAHLYKCWKDLAILVPEIASMSTTSSSSSSSTANSTTTTSATTLQSLASGSSNNTLQQQFREERILVNVDHDSNTIEITIRFIRPSTLSSQVYSIFESLVSKWYKVSFKTFIPCSHCIEKKIVTPHLFKLEECEAQIFKGELGIYCQYKPNNNNSSNDTSSPIASSRSNPKISRKDSKNLIQSNNNDNNNSLSKKDLKELAKQNKEKEKEKEKDKDKEKEKERKVEIYRDDSFLVPIRSLLLDQFSICHFIKEIDYREIEVLPDHSNQNENGTSTQSMMGMYGKQFVNIKVFNAPLLGADFQNNCARILSSFRHEALSLYNFRHSNVLSIIGISMNPIAIITENPTFGSKGSTTLSEYIQDRQKHPEIPWNIKLKIALDIARAMDKLNSHSPPFLLTNLTSSGIILEKSNDHQSSGNGLEIEPFVNAKIIDFSQSSFLPSLFPTSTTPKSYHSPEVLQKLNYHENSDVYSFGIILYELLTRSIAFQDHDRFSNIVISGQRPSIPLDCLPSFADLIKDCWSGEPLNRPSPSKIISQLYTIKKEIESKEHSYKSLASDNNIYSDHPLPSGGSIIYQDKIIHFGGWNNSSKPHSKVFALNLSSMLFEDKLMVVLNNKQSTTYKAFYTHMQSEFNEENLMFYEAIKTFKSLPNQTPDDREIIKIQSKKIYQVFIGENAPKEINLPFLLKKELKNKIDFPDGPSVTVFNDTLTFVISSIEDSFHRFKFTVPTTNKNGWVEIECKGIPPLPMVGHSSILWNNSLIVIGGWFNKARLLNQIHILNLETFEWNQFVCTGDIPPSSIAALNITLHGDYLLAYYERTDSIKQQIFRLSLDSFIWFSLKLSNV, from the exons atgTCAGGTTTAttggatgatgatgaaatcaTTCAAGTTTCACCAGATTCTATTATAACATCATCAATTGGTAGTGCATCATTAAATTATAGTGTAAATGGTgcagatgataataaatcaattccaCCAAGCTCACCACAACAAAATTTATTAGAGAATGATAcattatcaccaccaccaccactaccaacacaaacaataaatacatcatcatcaccacctccaccaacaattataacaacaacaacaacaacaacaactacaactgcAATGTCACCAGTtgcaacaactactacatcatcaccaacaataTCAGCCTCACCAACATATATAACATCACCAAGTGGTACTAGATTATCAGGTGGTAATACATTTAATGCACAACAattgaaatcattattattggcAAGCAATATACCAATTCCGCCAGTAccaacatcaccaacatcaacaccaccaaatttacaaactaataataacaacaaacaagataaagataaagataatgaaaCCTTTGCaacattaattaatgaagaaTTACCATTAACAACAGAAGagaaagaaaatattaaagcgcaaaaaaaagatttaatttcatcattaccaGAGGTaccattatttatatcaccatcaccaacactctctagaaataataatggtaaaagGAATTCTGGTGGTAATAAaccaccattatcaccaattaaaattagtagTACAAGTGCTGCTGGTGATGTTTCACCTTCAATCTCTTTAAAcaatagtggtagtggtatcTATAATAGTACTTCACCATCTGGTACAGCTTCAACTCaaactttaaatattttatcacaattacaacaacaacaacgtaatggtaacaacaacaacaacaataataataataataattatttaagtTCACCAACAATGCCAGCACTAAATAAACATTCAACCCATGGTAATTTTCATAATTCAGTAGCAGGttatggtaataataataataataataataataacaataaacaaccacaacatcCAATGAATGGTAATCATTCACCTTCAAATGGTACCAGTGGTTCATTATCAATGTCAGGTAGTGGtattgataatggtggtaataataataataatagtaatactcATGGTAGCAGTAGTAATCAATCAAGTGGTGTTACATCGCCAATTATTCAATCAAcatcaccacaaccaccacattTAACAGGACTAAACTCTGATTCACAAATgccattatcatcatcaccaactaTGGGTTATCCAAGAGGTAATCATAATAAGAAAACATCAGCATCTGCAGTTAGCAGTCAAAATAGGTCACCATTAATGAATTCAACAGGTgtatcatcgtcatcatcaggTGTTAAACAAGCAGGTGCCGGTGAAAAAGTTATGCAATTTTTAGGTAAAATGAGTCTTTCAAAAGAGAGAATGAGTAAATTAGTTAGTCAAAGTAAAGAACAATATaaaacaccatcatcaccatacCAGCAATCAACCTCCTCCTCTATATCAAGTGGTAGTGGTACAATTAGTGGTCACACATCACCAAACTCTTTAAACAGTGTTCAAGTTGTACCATTCGAAGGTATATTCGGTATACCATTACGTGTAATATTACGTTACCCAAACGAAAGTGGTAATCAAATACcctcaattttaaattcaatcttTACAATCTTAGAATCAAGTAGTGCATTATCAACAAATAGATTGTTTTATGGTGATTATAATACAAGTACTAGTAATTTAGCCTCAAGTATTAGTCCAATCTCAACTGCTGCAAATACAACCATACCAACAATTAGTGTACCAACATCTccaaatttatcatcatcattatcatcatcttcttcatctggTTCATCTGGTAATTCATCaccaaatattataaatcaactacaacaacaacaacaaccacagcctactactacaacaacaacaaatacaaatacatcACCACATCAATATTTATcacaaaaatcaattaaattagaaGTTGAAAATATTTGTAATCAATATGATCAAGGTATTGAAGTATCACTTAAAAAATGTAATGTTCATGTTGTTtcagaaattttaattgaattttttaatcgTTTACCTGAACCAATTATAAGTGTTGAATTTTATGAAactcttttaaattattatcaaactg aaaCTTTATTACATTTAATGATTAGGAAAAtgaataatccaaataaatcaattttatgtagattaatgaaatatttaaaagatattatggtatatacaaattttaatgatgttACATTGGAATTATTAGTTGAAAGATTtcataaatttatattaagaCCAACTATTGGAACAATTGCTCAAAGTAAAGAGATTAGTGAATCACATTTAAAGacaattaaagatattgTAACAATGTTTATTCAACAAGCTGATATTTTATTCCAATCACCTGAAGAACGTATGAATACAGATGATGCTCAAATTCTTTATATTGAAGAGGTATTAACATCAACACAAAAGAGTCAACATCAATCATCAGTTGGTAATTTATGGTTATTTCATAAACAAATTGTTTGGAGACCAAAGGTTAATATTGATCATGGTGAACCTGATTTAGCTATTTTATTTAGcagtattttaaaaattgtattatatacaccaccacaatcatcatcatcatcgtcatcatcatcaatatcaaattcgtcatcagcatcatcatcgtcatcatcaacaccatcaatATCGTCAACatcactatcatcatcattaaaagtATTACCTAATTTTACAGTTTATTGTAGTAGTGATACTAAAACAGTTATAACATTTTCATTTCAGTCACCTTCAACatgtaaattaatatatgCATATATAAATTCAGTAACTAAATCAATATCACAATTGAATAGAATTATACCACAAAAGTTGGATATGTTTTCATTAGAGTTGGAAAGTTTACCAAACGAAATTAAACAACTTAAAGATTTAcaagaattaaatttgaatagaaataaatttaaattattaccagGTGATCTTGCAAGATTAACATCATTGAGAACCATTTGTATAGAAGAGAATAATTTAACCGAGATTTCATCAGAGATGGCAGATTTCTTGGGAACGAGATTAAGTAATCTTGAGAATGTGACATTGAGTAGTAATAGATTGGTGGTATTACCACCATTGTATACTtggttaaaattgaaaactttaaatatttcaaataactATCTCActaaattaccaattgatatCTTTCAAATCCCGACATTGGAGGTGTTACGTGTTAGTAATAACGATTTGGACGATAATGGTATTCCAAAGATATGCACATCCACTAAATTAAGGTCACTGGATTTAAGAAAGAATCATTTAACCTCCATACCAGAGggtataattaatttagtgGAATTACAAGTATTGACATTGGCAGATAATCAAATTTCTCATTTAACTTCTGATATCCAAAAATTAACATCATTGACTGAACTCAATTTAAATGGAAACCAAATCCAGTCATTACCACCccaacttttattattaacaaatttaaagaaactttatttagataataatcaattacaatCGATTAGTTCTGCAATTCATAGAATGCAATCACTCATTGAACTTagattaacaaataataatatctcaCGTTTACCACCTGGTATTGTAgctttaaagaaattaaattcattagaATTAACTGGTAATAAaccattaaaagataatataCCAGAGAAATATATTCAAAAAGGTAAAGAAGGTATTTTCTCATTCTTTTCTGAAACCATGAGAACCAACGTACCTTGTTATCGTACTAGAATCATTATGTTGGGTGATAAATCAACtggtaaatcaaatttaataaaatgtttaaaaaaattaccaaaatcaagtttttcatcttcttcaagtaatttaccatcattaaataatttaaacagtaataattcaaataattcaggTAATAgtaaaacaaatattttagaTATTCAAGATTGGCAATGTCCAATTAATGTTGATGGTCCAGATGGtaagaaaaagaaaactatTACAATTCATCTTTGGGAATTTGAAGGTATGCAAAATGATATTAGTCATGTTTTCTTTGTaccaaatataatttatacaGTTTGTTTCAATTTATCTAAATTTGGTTCAAGTAAATCAAATGAACAAAAGATAACATCTTATTTACatggtattaataattatgataaaaaagcaacaatcattatcattggTACTCATTTGGATGAGATTTCATCCAATAGTAAGAAACAAGTTGATAAAGTATTCGATTgtttatctttaaaatataaacaattatttccAACACTTAATTTGGTTTTTCATGCAGTTTCAACATTGAAATCAGATGCTGATGGAATTAGAAAACTTAGAAGAGATATTAAACAAATGATTGCAAAGAATCCAATACTAAAACAAACCTATCCTGCCTCCTTTATGTTTTTAGAGGATTATCTTAAAGAggaatcaaatttaatgtCACCACCATTGGTTACCAAAAAGACACTACAACAAATGGCACGTACAATGGAGTTACATAATGAACCACATTTCACTCAATTGAAATCGTTATTCAATTCATTGGGTTCAATTGCATTGTTTGAACAATTCATTCGTATGGAACCAGGTTCAACACCTCAAAAAACTGAAATGATTGCTTTGAATCCAATTTGGATAGCAAAGGCAATAGCTTCATTGGTTTGTTTTAATCCTCAAAATTTACCATTCAATGTTAGTGTTAGTGCTGAAGAAGCAAATGATGCATCACATGATTCAACAATCACTGGTATTTTACCACATAGAGTTTTACGTTATGTTTGGggtacaaattcaaaatattatgTACCTGAAAGattcttttcattatttttatcattattagaaAGTAATGATTTagcaattaatatttattcattagaagttaataataataataataataatagcaatggCAATAATGTAGGTCGTGGTAGATCAGGATCAAGATCAATGAGTATTCATGAAGCAAATCGCAGTAATTCTTATTTTGgtgttaatttaaataatacaagTAGTTTATCAAGTTTTACATCAAATCAAAAAGTTAGAAATGGTCGTTCAAGTTCATTTAATGCTCGTGTTGGTTGGGCATTggtttcatcattattagcaccaccaccacaactaTCAATCAATGGTAATTGTTCAATTagttcaaattcatcatcttcatcatcttcattaagTAATgcattaaatttgaataatatttcatCAATGATACCAATCATTGATTTACCAGGTATTTGGGAAGCTTTTCCAGAGTCACCTGAAATTCATCAATTTTCAAGAAGATTCTCATTAGATGTAATTCCAAATGGTTTATTTGGTAGATTATTAAGTAGACTAATGCAACATGCTCATCTTTATAAATGTTGGAAGGATTTAGCAATTTTAGTACCAGAGATAGCATCAAtgtcaacaacatcatcatcatcatcatcatcaacagcaaactcaacaacaacaacatcagcAACAACTCTCCAATCATTAGCATCAGGATCTTCCAACAACacattacaacaacaattccGTGAAGAACGTATTTTAGTAAATGTTGATCATGATAGtaatacaattgaaattacaatAAGATTTATTAGACCATCAACCTTATCAAGTCAAGTTTATAGTATTTTCGAATCTTTAGTTTCAAAATGGTATAAAGtatcatttaaaacttttatacCATGTAGTCATTGTATTGAAAAGAAAATCGTTACACctcatttatttaaattggaaGAATGTGAAGCACAAATATTTAAAGGTGAATTAGGTATTTATTGTCAATATAAAccaaataacaataatagttcaAATGATACAAGTTCACCAATTGCTTCATCTAGATCAAATCCAAAGATTTCAAGAAAAGATTCTAAAAACCtaattcaatcaaataataatgataataataatagtttatctaaaaaagatttgaaaGAATTagcaaaacaaaataaagaaaaagaaaaagaaaaagaaaaagataaagataaagaaaaagaaaaagaaagaaaagttGAAATTTATAGAGATGATTCATTTTTGGTACCAATTCGATCACTATTATTAGatcaattttcaatttgtcattttattaaagaaattgattaTAGAGAGATTGAAGTTTTACCAGATCATTctaatcaaaatgaaaatggtacATCAACACAATCAATGATGGGAATGTATGGTAAACAGtttgtaaatattaaagTATTCAATGCTCCATTGTTGGGCGCAGATTTCCAAAATAATTGTGCTCGTATTCTATCAAGTTTTAGACATGAAGCATTGTCATTATATAATTTCCGTCATTCAAATGTTTTATCGATAATTGGTATTTCAATGAACCCAATCGCAATCATAACAGAGAATCCGACATTCGGTAGTAAAGGTAGCACAACCCTATCAGAGTATATTCAAGACAGACAAAAGCATCCTGAAATTCCATggaatattaaattaaagattGCATTGGATATAGCTCGTGCAAtggataaattaaattcacaTTCTCCACCTTTCCTATTAACAAATTTAACAAGTTCTGGTATAATTTTAGAGAAATCAAATGACCATCAGTCAAGTGGCAATGGTCTTGAAATTGAACCATTTGTAAATGCAAAAATTATAGATTTTTCacaatcatcatttttaCCGTCACTATTTCCAACTAGTACAACACCAAAATCATATCATTCACCAGAAGtattacaaaaattaaattatcatgaAAATAGTGATGTCTATTCATTtggtattattttatatgaaTTGTTAACTAGATCAATAGCATTCCAAGATCATGATAGATTCtcaaatattgttattagtGGTCAACGTCCATCGATTCCATTAGATTGTTTACCATCATTTgcagatttaattaaagattgtTGGTCAGGTGAACCATTGAATCGTCCATCACCatctaaaataatatcaCAACTCTATACGATAAAGAAAGAGATTGAATCAAAGGAACATAGTTATAAGAGTTTAGCGTCGGATAATAACATTTACTCTGACCATCCATTACCATCTGGTGGTTCAATCATTTATCAAGATAAAATCATCCATTTCGGTGGTTGGAATAATTCATCGAAACCACATTCAAAAGTGTTTGCATTAAATCTTTCAAGCATGCTATTCGAGGATAAATTAATGGTTGTATTGAATAATAAACAGTCAACCACCTATAAAGCATTTTATACTCACATGCAATCAGAATTCAATGAAGAGAATTTAATGTTTTATGAAGCTATTAAAACTTTCAAATCTTTACCAAATCAAACACCTGACGATCgtgaaatcattaaaatccaatctaaaaagatttatcaaGTATTCATTGGTGAGAATGCTCCAAAggaaattaatttaccattCCTCTTGAAGaaagaattgaaaaataaaatcgaTTTCCCTGATGGTCCATCGGTTACAGTTTTCAATGATACATTAACTTTTGTTATCTCTTCAATTGAAGATTCTTTCCatagatttaaattcacaGTTCCaactacaaataaaaatggttgGGTTGAAATCGAATGTAAAGGTATTCCACCATTACCAATGGTTGGTCATAGTAGTATACTTTGGAATAATTCTTTGATTGTTATTGGTGGTTGGTTCAATAAAGCAAGATTACTCAATCAAATTCATATCCTAAATTTAGAAACTTTTGAATGGAATCAATTCGTTTGTACTGGTGATATTCCACCTTCATCAATCGCCGCTTTAAATATAACACTTCATGGTGATTACCTTTTAGCTTATTATGAAAGAACtgattcaattaaacaacaaatttttagattatctcttgattcttttatttggttTAGTTTAAAACTTTctaatgtttaa
- the CYP520B1 gene encoding cytochrome P450 family protein produces the protein MTNNKLLFKKDVNGPWSLPIIGGIYLINDNPNRALTKLSKKYGGIYKIWLGESFSMVVSDPEIVNEIWVKQHDNFINRPKNITHKMFSSNYRSLNFGDNPNWKFNRSMASSHFTKTKLLSSKVTSVVEKKLNKLIETMEYHSINKLPFDSYVGFSEYSLNIILNMLVSMDIDECENSTQNVIYSINEIFKMLSTNSPQYSFPYLKFFFKKDLNNFKFHLDKIKSFIHSIYLKQLESYDPSNPRNILDSFISDLQSNDIDILLQICIDIVVAGTDTVANLLQWFVLFCINYPEIQEKLYNEIIEVVGKDCKVLKYEHISKMPYLYGCFRESLRIRPVTPLSLPRVAKCDTYIKDDIFIPKGATIIQNIFGMGNDEKYISEPNKFKPERWVEYIKNKKVNKNGNENSVNKYFNDLDKISIPFGVGKRQCLSPAMAEQESLLSIATVVLNYKLKSNGQKKLNEKEVYSITIKPQPFKLFLEKRV, from the exons ATGACAAACAATAAATT attatttaaaaaagatgttAATGGTCCATGGTCTTTGCCAATTATTGGtggtatttatttaattaatgataatccAAACAGAGCATtaacaaaattatcaaaaaaatatggtggaatttataaaatttggcTTGgtgaatcattttcaatg gttgTTTCAGATCCAGAGATTGTAAATGAAATTTGGGTTAAACAAcatgataattttattaatcgTCCAAAAAATATTACACATAAAATGTTTTCAAGTAATTATAGGTCACTCAATTTTGGTGATAATCCAAATTGGAAATTTAATAGATCAATGGCTTCAAGTCACtttacaaaaacaaaattattatcatcaaaagTAACATCtgttgttgaaaaaaaattaaataaattaattgaaacaaTGGAATAtcattcaataaataaattacca ttTGATTCATATGTTGGATTTAGTGAGTattcattaaatataattttaaatatgcTTGTTTCAATGGATATTGATGAATGTGAAAATTCAACACAAAATgtaatttattcaattaatgaaatttttaaaatgctTTCGACAAATAGTCCACAATATAGCTTTCcatatttaaaattcttctttaaaaaagatttaaataattttaaattccatttagataaaattaaatctttcattcattcaatttatttaaaacaattagaatCATATGATCCTTCAAATCCAAGAAATATTTTAGATTCATTCATTAGTGATCTCCAAtcaaatgatattgatattttattgCAAATTTGTATAGATATAGTGGTTGCAGGAACTg aTACTGTTGCAAACTTATTACAATggtttgttttattttgtataAATTATCCAGAAATTCaagaaaaattatataatgaaattattgaagTTGTTGGAAAAGATTGCAAGGTTTTAAAATATGAACATATTTCAAAAATGCCTTATTTATATGGATGCTTTAGAGAATCATTAAGAATTCGTCCTGTCAcaccattatcattaccTCGTGTCGCAAAGTGTGATACATATATTAAAGATGATATTTTTATTCCAAAGGGT gcaacaataattcaaaatatattTGGAATGggaaatgatgaaaaatatataagcgaaccaaataaatttaaaccaGAGAGATGGGttgaatatattaaaaataaaaaagttaataaaaatggaaatgaaaattctgtaaataaatattttaatgatttagataaaatttcaatccCATTTGGTGTAGGAAAAAGACAATGTTTGTCACCTGCAATGGCAGAACAAGAATCTTTACTTTCAATCGCTACTGTGGTATTAAACTACAAACTAAAATCAAATggacaaaaaaaattaaatgaaaaagaagttTATTCAATCACAATTAAGCCACAaccttttaaattatttttagaaaaaagagtatag